ATGATGTCTTTGCGCACGCCTCGAAAAGCGTCTTCCAGCGTGATGCTTTCGCGCAGCAAGGCGTCGTTTCCGGGCTGCACGCGCGAACGCGGACCACGAGAACCTCCGGTTTGCTCCCCGAAGAAGGCTTCGAATATATCGCCTAAACCGCCGCCGAAGCCTCCGAAGCCGCCGGCGCCACCTGGCGCTCCGCGACCGCCGTGGTCCAGGGGGTCTCCCCCCATATCGACGATTCTCCGTTTTTCCGGGTCAGTTAACACCTCATGTGCCTCGGTGGCTTCCCGGAACTTTGCTGCTGCCTCTTCGGAGGGGTTGACGTCTGGATGGTATTTACGCGCCAACCTCCGGTAGGCCTTCTTAATCTCTTGGTCGGTAGCAGATTTTTCTACCCCAAGAATCCCGTAATAGTCACGCGCCACGGTGTGCCTAAACTTCCTTCCTCGCATTCACAACAATGATGCGCCTTAAGACAATCGTCGAGACAGTTTACCGGCCAGCGTGGTGCCAGTGGTAACTACTCCCCAGCAAGTACTTGGCTTACATATCTGGCAACAGCAGACACCTTGGCAATTGTTCCCGTGTAGTCCATAAAAGTGGGGCCTACTACCCCCATTCCGCCTAATGCGGCATCGCCTGCACCATAGGCAGTGGTCACCACCGACGCCCCATGAAGACGCTCAGTTTTGTTTTCCTCCCCGATAAGGACGGTAACATCTCCTGGATCACGAACATTAGCGAGCAGTTTCAAGACCACGACTTGTTCCTCTAGAGCCTGAATCACCATGGGCAATCCGGAGGGCAAATTTCGTGCGCCGCGAGTGAGATTAGAAGCGCCCGCCAAAATGATCCGATCACTAGGCTGTTCCACCAGGGTCTCAATGAGCACTGTGCAGGCGGAAATAAGCGCAGTCCGTAATTCTTCCGGAGCGTTGTTTACCACATCCGCCAAGGAACTTGAAGCATCATTGAGAGATTTACCCACCAAGGCTGAATTCAACATATCGCGGACTCGATGCACCTCTTCGGTGTCAAGCGGTGCATCAAGCTCGACGTTGCGCTGATCCACCCGACCAGTGTCGGTAATCAGCACTAGTAATAATCGCACCGGGGAGAGAGAAACCACCTCACAGTGTTTCACCCGAGACACAGTGAGCGTAGGTAGCTGCACAATAGCTGCCTGACGAGTTAGTTGACTCAGCAATTGCACGCTTCGTCGTAGGACGTCTTCTAAATCCACCCCGTCGTTGAGGAATGTCATGATGGCATGACGTTCGGCTCTACTCAGCGGCTTAATATCGTGCAGGTCATCAACAAAGCGTCGATACCCTTTCTCGGTGGGAACCCGCCCCGAGGAAGCATGTTCCTGAACAATGTAGCCCTCAGATTCCAGGACCGTCATGTCATTGCGGATAGTAGCCGAGGACACCGGTAAGTGGTGCCTTTCTAGGAGGGCTTTAGAACCCACAGGTTCCTGAGAAGCAATATAGTCAGCAACGATTGCTCGCAAGACTTCCTGACGCCGGCGGGCAGTTTCTCCAGCCATAGTCTCAGAGCACCTCCTGAACGCTTACTGCTTCTACCATTATCTAGTCTAAGCCACCTTATAGATCAAACTTGTTCTTCCTCAGCTAAAAGTAAATCCCTTATTATTCCATCTGCTAAAAGTCTGCCGGCTTCGCTTACCCTTATTCGCCGCTCAGATACCTCAATGAGGCCTTGTTGAGACAACTCCTCCACAAGTGGCGATGCCGCTGGGGAGAGCGCGTCTCGAGGTATTCCGCGACGCAACCGCAACCCCAACATAATTTTTTCCATATGCTGTTCTTCCGCAGTTAACGTCTCATTCATGGCAATGGGTAAACAACCGGCGCTCAGTTCTCTGGCATAGCGCGCGGGGTGCTTGACATTGGCAAAACGACGCTTTCCGAGATGAGAATGCGCACCAGGTCCTGCACCCCACCAGTGACCGTCAGTCCAGTAAATGAGATTATGGCGGCATTCTCCCCCGGGAAGCGCCCAGTTCGACACCTCATACCATTCCAAACCTGCCGAGCTCAGTAGTGTGTCAATTATCTGATAGCGCTCTGCTAAGACATCAGGATCCGGTTCCGGCAGTTCCCCGGAACGGATTTTCCGGGCCATAGCCGTACCATCTTCAATAATGAGTGAGTACGCAGAAATATGGTCCACTCCTGTGCCCAGGGCGTAAGAAAGAGTGCGTTCAAGATCCTGATCAGTTTCTCCTGGGGTGCCATAAATGACATCCAAATTAAGGTGAGAAAATCCGGCGGCTTTTGCTTCTCGGGCGGCGGCTAAGGCCCGGCCCGGGGTGTGCTGACGCTGGAGCACACGCAAGACGTGAGGTGCAGTCGATTGCATTCCGAGGGAGAGCCGGGTAAAGCCGGCGGCGAGGAGTTTCTCAAAAAATTCCGGTGACGTTGACTCCGGGTTGGATTCGGTGGTGATTTCCGCGCCGGGGGTAATGCCGAAGGTCCGCTCGATAACGCAAATAATTCTTGCTAAAGCCTCCGCACCAAGCAGAGAAGGTGTTCCTCCGCCGATGAAAATAGTGTCGGCGGGTTGTGTTTCAGGCATCGCCGCAGCCAACTCAAGTTCTTGTTCCAAGGCCTCCAAGTAGCTGTGTGGGCTGGCAGAGCTGCCGAGTTCACCGGGGGTGTAGGTGTTGAAGTCACAATAACCACAGCGGCTGGCGCAAAAAGGAACATGAATGTAGACGCCGAATCCGGGGTCAGTAGGTTGGGGCGTCACCATATTTTAAGAAGCATAGTTGCCGCCAGAAACTTTGGCGCCTTGTTGCCGTCGGGCATTAATCTTATCCACCACCGCGGCTATTCGAGCCCGCTCATGAAGAAACTCCGGGGGATGATGTCCCCTCATTGTCCGAGTGTATCCGGGGTGAGCTTCAGCCACCGTGGTTAACCAGGCACACGCTACCGCACGAACCTCTCGCTCTATGCGACGGTACAACCGGGGCAAATCAACCGCTCCCAGATCCTCAATTCCATAGGCGGTTTGATCCAAGCAAAACTCAACGTACTGCTGCACTGTGGACACAGCCGTGGAGGTGCGAGCCTCTAAAGTGGAAGCCAAATCATGGACACTCAACGGGGAGCTGCGCAAAGGGAAACGATCTTCCAGCTCAGCCGCGTGGAAAAATTCGGGAGCAGAAACGTGAGGGCGATAATCACGAACTGACAGCACGCCGCGTTTTCGTCCGGAAGTAAGCGCTCGACGCAACCCCGCCAATTCAACAGAATATAACCGGGAATCTCGAATAGCGTCAGAGCTGATTTCTTCTAGCTCAGCTAAACAATCTGCCACTAACTCGGCGTCCCAATCATGGAGCGCCTCGCTGAGGTTTTCCAGGTAACCAGCTACTTCATCGCCAATATCGTAGAGTTCTTGGGTGAGTTCCCGGTGTCGGAGCTCAGCAGCGATGGTCGGCATCTAAGGCTACTCCTTCCGATTCTCCCGGGAAACCCATACTAGGTAACCTCAACCAATGATTGAGACTTTTCGGTGACAACTGGTGACACTACGCGAAAACCGGCGCCATACCGCACTATGACGCCGGAGTGTCGTTAAAAAGAAACTCACCTATTTCTCAGCCTGGTCTTTTAGCGACCATAAATGTGGTCAATAGCGTCTTTATAGCGACGCACCACCACGTTTCGTTTGATCTTCATCGTGGGAGTAATCTCATTTTCCTCTTCGGTGAGATCGCGATCCAAGATATAGAATTTCTTAATCGCCTCCGCGTGTGAAACTGTCTGGTTAGCGCTATTGATAGCGTCTTGAATCTCAGCCCGCAATGTTGGATCAGTAGCCAAGTCCTTGATTCCACGATTCGTCGGGATATGGCGGTCCAGTTTCCACCTCGTTAGGGCATCTTCTTCGAGGGTGACAAGCACCCCGATGAAGGGTTTACCGTCTCCGACAACCATGGCCTGGCTAATCAGCGGATGTGCACGCAGAATATCTTCCAACGGTCCAGGAGAAACATTCTTCCCCCCAGCAGTAACGATGAGGTCTTTTTTACGCCCCGTAATCACCAGGTGCCCGGAGTCCAACAATTCACCCAGATCACCGGTGTTATACCATCCGTCGGCGTCAAAAGCAGCTTCACTTTCTTCCTGATTGCGCCAGTATCCGCGGAACATGGCATCACCGCGAAGAAGTATTTCCCCTTCATCGTTAATCCGCACCGAATAACCGGGGGTGGGAGTGCCGACCGAACCGATAACTTGGTTTTCGAAATCCACACATGCCGCAGCGCAGGATTCCGTTAAGCCATAGCCTTCATAGATGGGGATACCCAGTCCGCGGAAGAAGTGCATAATCTCATGGCTCATTGAGGATCCACCGGTGATGCAATACCGCACCGCACCCCCAGTGACTTCGCGGATCTTGCCATAGACAATCTTGTCATACAGGGCGTGGCGAGCCTTAAGAAGGCGAGACGGACCTTCGTCAGTATCTAATGCCATGGAATACTCGATAGCCGTTTTTTCTGCTCGCTGGAACGCCACCGCGTTCACCGGCCCCCCTTCCATAGCCTTCGCTGCCGCCCCATTGCGAACCTTTTCAAAGACGCGCGGAACTCCTAAGATCAGGTGCGGTCGGAAACGCTGGAACTGTTCCACCAACATGGACGTATCTGACCAGTGGGATTGAGTGCACCCCCCGATTGTGGTGGCAAGAGAAACTGCGCGCGCTAAAACGTGAGCAAGCGGCAAGAAGGTCAGCACCCGCGTGCCGGGGACAGCTATGGCCCCAATAGGGTGAGTAAGCAGAGCCCGAATTTGACTCAGCCAATTTCGATGGGTTAGCTCACACCCTTTGGGTCGTCCCGTGGTGCCGGAGGTGTACACCAAACTGGCCAGATCATCGGTTTTCGTCGCTGTGATTCGAGCCTCTACTTCACTATCGGCAATAGGCCGGCCTTCAAATTTTAAGGTGTGAAGAGCGGAAGAATTGATTTCTACAATCCGGCGAAGCTGTGAATCAGAACCTTGTAAAGCCGGCTTGCCGTTCTCCTCTAATACCAGATGCCGCATTAGTGCCGTGTGTTCCTGGGTTTCAGTCACGGCAAAAACAGCCTGGGAGTTCTCGATAATCCACTCCATCTGACTCATCGAGGACGATGGGTATATAGGTACTACCACTCCACCTGCAGCCCAAATAGCAAAATCAAGGACCGACCACTCGTAACGGGTAGCGGAGCACAGCGCGACCCGATCTCCTTGTTGAATCCCAGCGGCAATAAAGCCCTTCGCAACGTCATATACCTCTCGGACAAATTCATCCGCGGTGACATTAACCCACTCATAATTTTTAGGACGAGTGAATAAAATGCCATAAGGCCTGGCCCTGGCCGAATCTAACATGGCAGTCAGCGGGGTTTCACCTTCGCGGATTTCAAAGGTGGCGGGAGTGCTATTTTCCTGCACGGTAGGGATCTCCTGGACTATAACGAAAAGGTTTCGCCTGCCTACGGTACACGTCTTAGTGTATATTTCACTACAAAATATTTTGACGTCCGTGGATTTTCTTCCTTAAAAGGTGGAGGCAGCTGCACATCATCTCAGCTGCAATGGCACAATTGGTGACCGTGACGCACCAGGAACTTCTTCAGGAACTGTCCTCTGCTTACGGTATTGCCACGGAATACTGGTCCAATACCGGTGACAAGGTTCACGCTCCGGCAGAGACCCTAGGCCTATTACTTCAGGCCATGGGGGTCAATGTGGGTGACCTCTCCGAACCTGCCCTCCGCCAAGCCCTTCAAGATCAGCGCAATCACCAGGCCTCTCGCCCACTCCCCCCGTGTGTGGTGAGCATAGAAGGCCACACCCCTGAAATCATTGTCCATGTTCCCGACGGTGCCCCAGCCGAGGTGGAAATCCGTCTCGAAGACGGGTCTACTCGTCATGCTCATCAGGGTGAAAATTGGAACCCTCCAGTCCAAGTCGGTGACATCACCTGGGGAGAAGCTAGTTTTTATCTTCCCGATGACCTGCCGCTAGGCTGGCATGAATTAATCCTTCACTCGGAAGCACCGGCAGACGGAGCACGATGCAGTCTCATCATCACTCCAGAGTCACTAGAGGTGTCAAAGGAGCGACGCACCGGGGTCATGGCCCAACTTTACTCAACGCGTTCACGCACCTCCTGGGGAATAGGGGACTTCCATGATCTTGGCCTACTAGCGGAAACCGTGGCGGATTTTGCTGACTTTATCCTGATTAACCCGATGCATGCCGGAGAGCCTTTCCCTCCGATAGAGGATTCTCCCTATCTGCCCACGACGCGCCGTTTCATCAACCCCATTTATCTTCATGTCGAAGATCTTCCGGAATACCAGGCTGCTGATGACGAGCTGAAAGCTGAAATTCAGCAGTTAGCTCAACCCTTAAAAGACACCAACACCTCAGCGGAGGTTATTCACCGCAACCCTATTTTTGAAATCAAACTCCAGGTGTTAAGGGAACTCTATGCCCAACCACGAAGCGATGATCGCCAACGCGCCTATGCGGAGTTCTGTCAACACGAAGGCCAAGGTTTAGTTGACTTCGCTCACTGGTGTGCACAAGAAGAACTCACGCGCCTTGATTATTCAGGCCAACACGCAAGAACACCCGATAGCTCAGACGTCGCGGATTTTTATATGTGGCTGCAATTCCTCTGCGATGAACAATGGGAGGCTGCCCAACAACGCGCACTAGCAGCAGGAATGAGCATTGGCATCATGGCAGATTTAGCCGTGGGAGTTCATCCCGGCGGAGCCGATGCCCATAATTTAGCGGATGTTCTCGCCCCACAGGCTTCCGTGGGTGCTCCCCCAGACCCGTATAACACCCGTGGGCAGGATTGGTCCCAACCACCGTGGAATCCAATTCGTTTGGCAGAAGATGGCTATCGACCCTGGCGAGATCTCCTACGCTCCGCTTTGCACCATGCTGGAGGCTTGAGAATTGACCATATTTTAGGGCTTTTCCGGTTGTTCTGGATGCCGCGGATGCAACCCCCGGCGCGAGGCACCTATGTTCACTATGACTATGAGGCTTTGGTGGGCATTTTAGCGCTGGAGGCGCACCGAGCCCAGGCGGTAGTGGTGGGTGAAGATCTGGGCACTTTTGAACCATGGGTTCAAGATGTTCTGTCTGCCCGGGGGATTTTAGGAACCTCCGTGTTGTGGTTTGAGTCTGAAGGAGACCAACCCAAACCGGCTGAGCATTATCGACAATTATGTCTAGCATCGGTGACCACCCATGATATGCCGCCTTGCGCTGGACAATTGAATGGAAGCCATATTGCCCTTCGAGAGCGCCTAGGGTTATTGGATGACGATGCTGCCACTGAGGATGCCGCTGAATGCGCCTGGCAAAATAAGATCCTGGATACCGCGGCAGCCGCCGGTTGTTTCCACGACACCGCCTTAGAGGGAGTTACTTTTCAGGGGCAGGCCCGCGATGACCGTGGAAGCATTGAGGATCAGCTTATTGGGTTGCACCGTTTCATCTCTCAGAGCCCAGCACTGCTTACCTGCACCTCGTTGGTGGACTTAGTAGGCGATGTGCGCTCTCAAAATCAGCCTGGCACAACCCGCGAGGACTATCCCAACTGGTGTGTTCCCTTATGTGATGGCTCTGGCACTCCAGTTCTTATTGAGGAACTCCTTAAGCTCCCCATGGTTTCGCACGTTGCCGAAGCAGCACGCCGATAAAAGAAGGTGGCAGTCTTAGATAAGAGAAATCAACCAGGCCACGACCACCACAATTAATAGGATCATCAGCACCTGGGTTACCCGTGATTGCGGGTAGCGCCGTTTGCCTTTGGGAAGCTGGCGGTCTTGTTTACGAAGCTGCTCCGGATTAGCCATGGGGACTATGCTACCCCTCCCCTCGCGGAGGAAATTTAGTGTTTCCGGCGGACGAAGAAGAAATCAATTATGCGCAGCAGCCCGACGCCGACTCCTGCACATACCGCCAAAGCGCTGAGCACGACTAGGGGGGCTTGAAGCCACAGCGGTAAATCAACCAAGAATTGCCCAATGCTATCCATCGTGTTTTAGCTTTCTGACCTGGTCGAAGTTCCCACGAGCCCTCGGCGTCGGAGCAAGGGGTTTAAGTCGCGTTCCCTGCCCCGCAGCTGGATAAAGGATTCGCTAAAGTCCCGGGTGGCTCCTCTCGACAACACAAGATCCCGGAATTTTTCTCCAGCTTTCCGGGCAGCATCATCCTGAGCATCCGCCCCCGCAGCGGAGACCTCCTTAAACCAGTCAAAGCCATCGGCGTCGAGCACTTCTGCCCACAGATAAGAGTAATAGCCAGCTGAATAACCACCAGCAAAAATATGGGTGAAATAGGGGGAACGATAGCGCGGTAATACCTCGCTTAACCCGGCTTGAGCTAGCACGTTTGCTTCAAACTCGGCCACGCCTTCAGCGGTGGGGTCTATAGCGGCTGCTTGCTCTGGAGACAAAGAATGCCAGGCGAAGTCTAGAAGCGCTGCACCTAGATATTCTGATGTCGCGAAACCTTGGCCCCACTCCTGGGCGTTCTTTACCGCCTGAACTAGGTGTTCGGGAATCACGTCCCCCGTGCGATAGTGCTTGGCATAATGCGGCAGGATCGACGGATCAAAAGCCCAATTCTCATTAATCTGGGAAGGGAATTCCA
This genomic interval from Corynebacterium poyangense contains the following:
- the hrcA gene encoding heat-inducible transcriptional repressor HrcA; this translates as MAGETARRRQEVLRAIVADYIASQEPVGSKALLERHHLPVSSATIRNDMTVLESEGYIVQEHASSGRVPTEKGYRRFVDDLHDIKPLSRAERHAIMTFLNDGVDLEDVLRRSVQLLSQLTRQAAIVQLPTLTVSRVKHCEVVSLSPVRLLLVLITDTGRVDQRNVELDAPLDTEEVHRVRDMLNSALVGKSLNDASSSLADVVNNAPEELRTALISACTVLIETLVEQPSDRIILAGASNLTRGARNLPSGLPMVIQALEEQVVVLKLLANVRDPGDVTVLIGEENKTERLHGASVVTTAYGAGDAALGGMGVVGPTFMDYTGTIAKVSAVARYVSQVLAGE
- the hemW gene encoding radical SAM family heme chaperone HemW, which encodes MVTPQPTDPGFGVYIHVPFCASRCGYCDFNTYTPGELGSSASPHSYLEALEQELELAAAMPETQPADTIFIGGGTPSLLGAEALARIICVIERTFGITPGAEITTESNPESTSPEFFEKLLAAGFTRLSLGMQSTAPHVLRVLQRQHTPGRALAAAREAKAAGFSHLNLDVIYGTPGETDQDLERTLSYALGTGVDHISAYSLIIEDGTAMARKIRSGELPEPDPDVLAERYQIIDTLLSSAGLEWYEVSNWALPGGECRHNLIYWTDGHWWGAGPGAHSHLGKRRFANVKHPARYARELSAGCLPIAMNETLTAEEQHMEKIMLGLRLRRGIPRDALSPAASPLVEELSQQGLIEVSERRIRVSEAGRLLADGIIRDLLLAEEEQV
- a CDS encoding AMP-dependent synthetase/ligase; translation: MLDSARARPYGILFTRPKNYEWVNVTADEFVREVYDVAKGFIAAGIQQGDRVALCSATRYEWSVLDFAIWAAGGVVVPIYPSSSMSQMEWIIENSQAVFAVTETQEHTALMRHLVLEENGKPALQGSDSQLRRIVEINSSALHTLKFEGRPIADSEVEARITATKTDDLASLVYTSGTTGRPKGCELTHRNWLSQIRALLTHPIGAIAVPGTRVLTFLPLAHVLARAVSLATTIGGCTQSHWSDTSMLVEQFQRFRPHLILGVPRVFEKVRNGAAAKAMEGGPVNAVAFQRAEKTAIEYSMALDTDEGPSRLLKARHALYDKIVYGKIREVTGGAVRYCITGGSSMSHEIMHFFRGLGIPIYEGYGLTESCAAACVDFENQVIGSVGTPTPGYSVRINDEGEILLRGDAMFRGYWRNQEESEAAFDADGWYNTGDLGELLDSGHLVITGRKKDLIVTAGGKNVSPGPLEDILRAHPLISQAMVVGDGKPFIGVLVTLEEDALTRWKLDRHIPTNRGIKDLATDPTLRAEIQDAINSANQTVSHAEAIKKFYILDRDLTEEENEITPTMKIKRNVVVRRYKDAIDHIYGR
- the malQ gene encoding 4-alpha-glucanotransferase, with amino-acid sequence MTHQELLQELSSAYGIATEYWSNTGDKVHAPAETLGLLLQAMGVNVGDLSEPALRQALQDQRNHQASRPLPPCVVSIEGHTPEIIVHVPDGAPAEVEIRLEDGSTRHAHQGENWNPPVQVGDITWGEASFYLPDDLPLGWHELILHSEAPADGARCSLIITPESLEVSKERRTGVMAQLYSTRSRTSWGIGDFHDLGLLAETVADFADFILINPMHAGEPFPPIEDSPYLPTTRRFINPIYLHVEDLPEYQAADDELKAEIQQLAQPLKDTNTSAEVIHRNPIFEIKLQVLRELYAQPRSDDRQRAYAEFCQHEGQGLVDFAHWCAQEELTRLDYSGQHARTPDSSDVADFYMWLQFLCDEQWEAAQQRALAAGMSIGIMADLAVGVHPGGADAHNLADVLAPQASVGAPPDPYNTRGQDWSQPPWNPIRLAEDGYRPWRDLLRSALHHAGGLRIDHILGLFRLFWMPRMQPPARGTYVHYDYEALVGILALEAHRAQAVVVGEDLGTFEPWVQDVLSARGILGTSVLWFESEGDQPKPAEHYRQLCLASVTTHDMPPCAGQLNGSHIALRERLGLLDDDAATEDAAECAWQNKILDTAAAAGCFHDTALEGVTFQGQARDDRGSIEDQLIGLHRFISQSPALLTCTSLVDLVGDVRSQNQPGTTREDYPNWCVPLCDGSGTPVLIEELLKLPMVSHVAEAARR